The DNA sequence GCGGCGATCATCTACTCCACGGAGAACGGCAAATGCCTTATGGATTACAGTATTTACTCTTTTCTTGATGAATTCTGTTGGATTTTCAATGTCATgcaaacgacgtcgttttgaTGTGCTCCCTCAAGTttcatctcttcttcttcttgaagcCCCAAGCGATGACAACGCACATTCAGCCATTTCAGGAATCAGCCTGTTCTGCCCTCTCCGACTGCCGTCTCGCCGCCGCCTCCTCTTTCCATTCGACGTCGCCGCCTCTGTCCTCCTCCCCCTCTCCATCGGACGCCACCGCCGCTGCCCTGCCAATTCTGTTTCTTCACAAGTATGTTTTGTTTCATACGTAAGTTCTTCGATTCagtattaaatatcaatttcacTTCACATTATCTTGTTTCCCGAGGAGGGAAGCCATTAACGCTTCAAATCCCTTAAAAAACCACTGGATTCAGAATCGCGTTAATGTTTCTTCATTCATTAGTAGTTATCAGCACAAATCAAAATCGCCATTGATTGCATTCAACGATCCATTTTCACATCCCTAATGCCAACGAACCCGACCGACGGAGAAAGAGGaagttggatgatgaaagttcttcattggtacgaagCTTTTTGAGgaatgagagtttatgctaaagttgacaatattatactattgtggagagtcgtgttcatctaacatgatatcagagtcatgccctaaacttagtcgtaccaatagattgataaatcc is a window from the Cucurbita pepo subsp. pepo cultivar mu-cu-16 chromosome LG07, ASM280686v2, whole genome shotgun sequence genome containing:
- the LOC111798288 gene encoding uncharacterized protein LOC111798288, whose amino-acid sequence is MLSCRRRSSTPRRTANALWITVFTLFLMNSVGFSMSCKRRRFDVLPQVSSLLLLEAPSDDNAHSAISGISLFCPLRLPSRRRLLFPFDVAASVLLPLSIGRHRRCPANSVSSQMMKLT